The Thermincola ferriacetica genomic sequence ATTATAAAAAACCTGCCTCGCCGGCACCATTTACGGGGCACCATTTTACACCGGGCCATAGGCGAAAAACTTTTCAAAAAAGAATGCTGGACAATGACCAGGCACTCCGTGGCGGCAGGTTTGGCGGTAGGGACAATTGTCGCTTTTACTCCCACTATCGGTTTGCAGATGTTGCTGGCTGGGGCGGCGGCCTATTTTTTGCGGGTAAATATCCCGGCAGCCATAATTGTCTGCTGGGTTACAAACCCTGTTACGGCCCCGGCAATCATTCCTCTTCAGTATAAACTGGGTGTCCGGCTTATGACCGTTTTGCATATCGGGTGGGTCAATGTTCAGCCCGGCCTTTTTTATAAACTGGTATATTATGCATGGCCTCTCTGGATTGGCAGCCTGGTGTCGGGCCTGACCCTGGCTATAATTGTTTACTGGGCGGTGTTTTTGAGTTGGGACCGGTTGATGTATTTAAAATCAAAGGTTGACAGGAGTCTGCATAATATCCATGAGGAAATAGAACATAAGATTCACCACAGGGACCGGAAACAGCAGCGAAATAAATAGGTATTAGCCCGGTAAAAACGGGATAATCAATAAATAATCAAAAAATTACGGAAGGAAGGTGTATTGATGGATACCAGAGCATTTTTCAAGTTGAGCTATGGTATGTACATCGTGTGTTCGAGAAAGGGCGACAAACTAAACGGCCAGGTGGCCAATACCGTATTTCAGATCAGTACCGAGCCGTTGACTATGGCAGTAAGTATTAATAAAAACAATCTGACTCATGAATACATCAGGGCAAGTAAGGTATTTACCGTTTCCGTACTACCCATTGACGCTCCCATGAATTTCATAGGAAATTTTGGTTTCCGTTCCGGCAGGGAAGCTGACAAATTGGAAGGTATTCGGTACAAACAGGGTCAGACGGGGGTGCCCGTCGAACTGGAAAATACTATCGCTTACTTTGAGGCTGAAGTCATTGACAGTATCGACATTGCCACACACACGGTCTTTATTGGGGAGGTTGTGAATGCCGAGACAGTAAAAGACGGTATTCCGATGACTTATGCCAACTACCATGAAATCAAGAGCGGCAAGAAACCACAGGACTTCGGCGGCAAAGTTGAAGC encodes the following:
- a CDS encoding DUF2062 domain-containing protein, with amino-acid sequence MLKFRDIKEKIIKNLPRRHHLRGTILHRAIGEKLFKKECWTMTRHSVAAGLAVGTIVAFTPTIGLQMLLAGAAAYFLRVNIPAAIIVCWVTNPVTAPAIIPLQYKLGVRLMTVLHIGWVNVQPGLFYKLVYYAWPLWIGSLVSGLTLAIIVYWAVFLSWDRLMYLKSKVDRSLHNIHEEIEHKIHHRDRKQQRNK
- the rd gene encoding rubredoxin codes for the protein MDTRAFFKLSYGMYIVCSRKGDKLNGQVANTVFQISTEPLTMAVSINKNNLTHEYIRASKVFTVSVLPIDAPMNFIGNFGFRSGREADKLEGIRYKQGQTGVPVELENTIAYFEAEVIDSIDIATHTVFIGEVVNAETVKDGIPMTYANYHEIKSGKKPQDFGGKVEAAGSNAAQGRATGNDKYRCMVCGYIYDPASGDPDSGIKPGTSFADISDDWVCPVCGVGKDQFEKVNGQWVKL